From the genome of Burkholderia cepacia ATCC 25416:
CCATCAGGTCGCCTTCGGCCTTCCACTTCGTGTCACCCTGCTTCGTCAGCTTGTACGTGACCTGCAGGTACGGCATCCAGTCGCCTTCCGCGAAACCCGTCGGGTTGTTCTTGACCGCATGGATGTCGGCCTCGAGGTGGATGTCGGAATCCGACGCCTTGCGCATCATCCCTTCCGGGTCCATCGTGATCGGCTGCAGGTACACCGCGCCGATTTCCATGCCGCCCTGGATCTGCTGCTTGCCGATCGGATATTCGGCAGCCGAGGCCGACATCGCGGCAAGCGCCGCCGCTACCGCAACCGTCGTGCGGATGAACGAAGAACCCAACATGGACACTCCTTGTTATTTGATCTGGAACCATGCGAACCGACCGTCAGGCCTGCCCGCCGAAAACACTAACGCGACGAATAACGTTAATGCGAACAATTCTCAATAATTGCGAAGTTTAGCAC
Proteins encoded in this window:
- a CDS encoding iron transporter, with the translated sequence MLGSSFIRTTVAVAAALAAMSASAAEYPIGKQQIQGGMEIGAVYLQPITMDPEGMMRKASDSDIHLEADIHAVKNNPTGFAEGDWMPYLQVTYKLTKQGDTKWKAEGDLMGMVASDGPHYGDNVKLNGPGKYHLTMVVKPPMQTGHMAFGRHIDKETGVGAWFKPITLEYDFPFAGIGKKGGY